In one Magallana gigas chromosome 7, xbMagGiga1.1, whole genome shotgun sequence genomic region, the following are encoded:
- the LOC105340319 gene encoding chromosome partition protein Smc, producing the protein MAASGATIMPQKANQKKEAKLGIEGKSLSTSPRPPEKDSMAAVSIEISSPPSSSRPSSGSTGNTSVDFGEPVGSLQLPPGAMGVLETVINMNRTLETQIDALRLKIDVDAKHTENEKKKITTEKDKVIRSKETEIELLKTTVKDREIKIKELQSATEERDSQILSKIEEIDELRTLVMETEDYAEELSKKVHKLKDEKKHLEHNGAHREQNDEIRRLKHELVSVKDKLNIMEKELQRARTVIDKQNHRIKVLELEKNDITSRFKDELEKASRAMRQEVERMREVMRVQYEEMRTLREQNTEISNDVRDIKDLLIRNSKTPREAERGPMSVQNYGGASKGQLTVRSSVPSYKASSSKEGLPPLTREQTQNKWVPAGARRINAAYSAKQRKQ; encoded by the exons ATGGCTGCCAGTGGTGCCACCATTATGCCACAGAAAGCAAATCAAAAG AAGGAGGCAAAACTGGGAATTGAGGGAAAGTCTCTATCAACATCGCCAAGACCGCCAGAGAAAGATTCAATGGCGGCTGTGTCAATTGAAATCAGTTCCCCTCCCTCTTCATCTCGACCTTCCTCAGGATCTACTGGGAACACTTCCGTCGATTTTGGAGAACCCGTTGGGAGTCTCCAACTTCCGCCGGGGGCCATGGGAGTTCTGGAAACGGTCATTAACATGAACAGAACATTAGAAACTCAGATAGACGCTCTGAGACTGAAGATTGATGTGGACGCCAAACACACCGAAAACGAAAAGAAAAAGATCACTACCGAAAAGGACAAAGTGATAAGATCGAAAGAGACGGAGATTGAACTGCTAAAAACAACCGTGAAAGAccgtgaaattaaaatcaagGAACTGCAGAGTGCAACTGAAGAAAGAGATTCTCAGATATTGTCAAAGATAGAGGAGATTGATGAACTTCGCACTCTTGTCATGGAAACCGAAGACTATGCAGAGGAGCTGTCGAAGAAAGTGCATAAACTTAAAGACGAAAAGAAGCATTTGGAACATAATGGTGCCCACAGAGAACAAAATGATGAAATTCGCAGACTGAAACACGAGTTGGTCTCTGTGAAGGATAAGCTTAACATCATGGAGAAAGAGTTACAACGCGCGAGAACTGTTATAGACAAGCAGAACCATCGAATAAAAGTTTTAGAATTGGAGAAAAATGACATAACTTCGAGATTCAAGGACGAACTCGAAAAAGCTTCTCGAGCAATGCGACAAGAGGTAGAACGCATGCGTGAGGTCATGCGAGTTCAATATGAAGAGATGAGAACATTACGTGAACAAAATACAGAAATTTCGAACGATGTGAGAGACATAAAAGATttattaataagaaattcaAAGACACCCCGTGAGGCTGAGAGAGGTCCAATGTCTGTACAGAACTACGGCGGTGCTTCTAAAGGCCAGCTTACTGTGAGGTCATCGGTTCCTTCTTATAAGGCTTCGTCGTCAAAAGAAGGATTGCCTCCCCTGACTCGGGAACAAACCCAAAATAAATGGGTTCCCGCTGGAGCTAGGAGAATAAATGCTGCTTATTcagcaaaacaaagaaaacaataa